The Mycobacteriales bacterium DNA segment CCGGCCGCTCCGGCTGCCGGGGGGTCCCGAGCGCGGCAGAGCGGCGGCGGGCCAGCAGCACGCCGGCACCCACGGCGGTCGCCAGGACGACCGCCTCGGTCCGGACGGGCAGGCGCACGGGTTCTCCAGGCAGGGGGAAGCAGCGCAGGTTACGACGTCGGGACCAGGGCCGGACGGACAGCAGGCTGTCGGCGCCGCCCTGCCCCGGTCGGGCGCCGCGGCGCGGGGACGGCCGCCGCCTCGCCGGCCACCGCGACGCGACCGGCGGCGTAGCCGACCTGCATCAGCCGGGCGGTGTGCCGGAAGTCGCGCATCTCGACCGGTCCCGCGTGGATCCGGGGGAGTCGGACGACCCGCTGCCCCGGGGGGTCTCCGGCGGGTGTGCCGCCGTCGAGGGAGGAGCGGCTGATCGCGAACGCCCGGAGCAGCACCTCGAGGGGGTTGCGCGGGTCGGTGGACCGGTCGTCCCCGGCACCGTTGACGTCGACGACCCAGGTACGGGTGGCGCCGAGCTCGAGTGCCCGCTGGACGGGCACCGGGCAGGTGACGCCGCCGTCGACGTGCAGGCTCCCGTCGAGCGGTACGGGCGGGAAGATGGCCGGGAGGCAGGCGCTGGCGGTCAGCAGGGCGACCGGGTCGCCCGCACTCCACCAGCAGGGCCGACCCGAGCGCAGGTCGGTGGTCACGACGTGGCACGGCACGGCGGTGTCGGACAGGTCTTCCAACGGGACCCAGCGCCGCACCAGCGCGCGCAGCGCCTGCGGGTCGCACAGGTGGTCACCCCGCCGCACGGCGAGCTGCAGGACCTGCCCGGCCAGCCGCCGCGAGCCGAAGATGTCCTTGCGGTCGAGCCTGTACCACACCTGCTCGAGCTCCGCGAGACGGTCGAGGGTCGGGTTCACAGCCAGGAAGGCGGCGTTGAGCGCGCCGACGGAGCAGCCGACGAACAGGTCCGGCCGGATACCCGCCTCGAACAGCGCGCGCAGGGCACCCACCTGTGCGGCGCCGAGGCTGCCGCCGCCGGACAGCACCACGGCCTCACGCACACCCGCGCCGGGTCGACCTTCCGGGCGTCGGTGCAGCAGTGCCTGCAGACCGGACATCGGCTCCACCTCCCCTGCCTGCATCGGCGGGACGGGAGCGGGAGCAGATGGTCCGTTCGAACCGGTCGGCGAGCCCACCGCGGGCCACGTCCGTGGGGCGTTCAGCCCTACAGACGCAACTCCTCCCGACCCCGGAAGCGCTGCAAGAAGCGGTCATAGGTCTTCCTGGACTCGCGGTCGCGCAGCACCGGGTCGCTGTCGTGATAACCGTGGTGCCGGTCCTGACGGACCGGCAGGTCGACCGCGACCAGCCGGCCGACGCCGGCCTCGCGCAGCAGGAACGACCACTCGATGTCGGCGTTGCGGTAGAAGACCGCCTTGGCCGGCAGCGGCACCTGCAGCGCCGCCGAGCGGCGGACCGCCACGAGATAACCGAGCAGCGCCTCGACGTCGCCCGCGTCGGCGTCCTCGAACTCGGTCCAGCCATCCCTGACCTGCACCCCGCGCCAGCCGGCGGCGGCGACGCCCGGGTCGTCGAGCGCGGCCAGCAGCGGAGTGAGGGCGTCCCCCTCGAGCACGGACGAGAGGTCCATCAGCACGTGCACGGCCGCCGTGTCGGCGCGCACCAGCGCCTGCCGCGCCGGCCCCCAGCCGGCCGGCCGCTCGACGTGCCACGACGTCACCCGCCCGCCCGCCAACTCGTGCACGACGACGCCGGCGTCGGTCCGGCCGTTCTCGAGCAGCACCACGCGTACGTCCCGCGGCGTGTGCGCCAGCAGCGCCCGGACACAGGTCTGCACGTCCTCGGGCCAGCCGTCCACGAGCAGCGCGACCGTGCAGCGGTGCGTGTCCGGCTCCCCGCTGCGATCCGGCAGCGCGTCCACCGACGGCAGGACGTCGTACGGCGGGCGCGGTGTCAGGGTGTAGCCGCCCGGCCGGTCGCGGACCGACCAGCCGGCCTCGGCGAGCTCGTCCCGCAGCCGGTCGCTCTCGGCGAAGTCCTTCGCCGCGCGGGCAGCGGCCCGGCGTTCGGCCAGGGCGGCGACGTCGGGCGGGGGGACGTCGGGCGGGGGGACGTCGGGCGGGGGGACGTCGGGCGGCGCGGACATGCACCGACGCTAGAACCCGCACGGCCGGGCCGCTGCGCAAGGCGGCGGTCGGGCGCCTGGATCAGCGCAGGCGGACGACTGCCTTGGCGGCCATCAGGACCTTCACGTCGTCGACGGTGGCGACCAGCCCGACGACCACGCGGCCGTCCGCGCGCTTGTCCTCCACCGTGCCGCGCACGGTGAGGAGCGCACCCTGGTCGTCGTCGGGCACCACCACCGGCCGGCTGAAGCGCACGGAGTAGCTCTCCACCGCGCCGGGGTCGCCGGCCCAGTCGGTCACGGCGGTGCCGGCCTTGGCCATCGTGAGCATGCCGTGCGCGATCACGTCGGGCAGGCCCACCGCCTTCGCGATCCGCTCGTTCCAGTGGATGACGTTGAGATCGCCACTGGCCCCGCAGTAGCGGACGAGGTCCGCACGCACGATCGGGAACGTCCGCGCCGGTAGCTCGGTACCGACCTCGACCTCGTCGTACGCCGGCACGTCAGGCCTTCCTCGGCGCGGCGGTGCCTCGGCTGACGAGGGTCGACCGCAGCGTGGCGACCCGCTCGCCGTCGGCCGCGACCACCTCGGTGACCGTGGTGACCAACTCGTTGCGGCCGACGTCCTTGATGTCGGCGACGCTCTGCACACTGGACAGGACATCGCCGGCGCGGACCGGACGGTGCAGCTCGAAGCTCTGCTCGCCGTGCACGACCAGCGCGTAGTCCAGGCCGAGCGCCGGGTCCGCGATCGGTCCGTCGCTCTCGAAGCGGAAGTTCAGCACCGTGAGGAAGGTCGGCGGAGCGATCACGTCGGGGTGCCCGAGCGCGCGGGCCGCCTCCGGATCCGTGCAGGCCGGCGAGCGGTCGCCGACCGCCTCGGCGAACCCGCGGATGTGCTCACGCCCGACTTCGAAGGTGGCGGAGGAGGGGTACTGGCGGCCGACGAGGTCGCGGTTGACGGGCACGGGCGGGGACGGCGACTAGCGCGTCTCGCGGTGGTCGGTGTGCTGCCGGCAGTGTGGGCAGAACTTCTTCAGGTCCATCCGGTCCGGGTCGTTGCGCCGGTTCTTCTTGGTGATGTAGTTGCGGTTCTTGCACACCTGACAGGCCATCGTGATCTTCGGGCGTACATCGGTGGCGGCCATGCGGGAGTGCCTGCTCTCTACATCGAGGAACTGCGGGGAGTGCCAGACTACCCGGCGCGAGCGCCGAGGGGTGTAGCGGTGACCGGACTTGAACCGGTGACACAGCGATTATGAGCCGCTTGCTCTACCAGGCTGAGCTACACCGCCGAGCCGCCCGACGGAGGTCCCGGCGGGCGGAGCAGAGCCCCCTTACGGAATCGAACCGTAGACCTTCTCCTTACCATGGAGACGCTCTGCCGACTGAGCTAAGGGGGCGGCGAAGCAGGGGGAAGCCTACACGGTCGGGGCCGCTCGCCCGCCCGAGGTCGCGGCGGGATTGCCGGCCGGATCCGCTGTCGCAGCCCGCTCCACGTGCGCCAGCAGGGCGCGGACCTGCTCGGGCTGACGGCGATCCGCCAGGCGCACCATCCACAGCTGCCGGAGCACCGGCCGGCCGTCGATGCGCAGCGCCACCACCCCGTCCGTCGCCTCGACCGCCCGGCGGCTCACGACGCCGATCCCCGAGCCGGCCCGGACGGCCGACACGACGGCCGAGCCCGAGCCGACGGTGAGGGCCGGCGCGCCCTCCGCCAGCGCCTGGCCCACCTCCGCGAGGGCCTCCAGGAACGAGCGCTGGGTGCCGGAACCCGGCTCACGCCAGATCATCCGCTCCCCGGCCAGCTCGGCCACCGACACGCTCCCCGCCCCCGCCAGCCGATGGTCGGCACGGACCGCCAGCACGACCTCGTCGGTGGCGACCGGCACGTGGACCAGCCGGGGGTCGGGGTCACACCGCCCCGTGAAGCCGACATCCGCACGGCGCCCGAGCAGGGCCGCCGGGACGTCGCCGGAGTCGGCGGCGAGCACGTCGACCCGCAGGCCGGGGTGTTGCTCGGCGAAGCCGGCGACCAGGGCGGGGACCAGATGGTCGCCCGGCGTGGTGCTGGCCACCACCCGGACCGTGCCGAGCAGGGGAGCCTGGCCGGCCAGGTCGGTGCGCAGCCGGGCGACGGCGGCGAGGATGTCCTCGGCGGACCGTGCGGCACGCCTTCCGGCGGCGGTCGGTTCGACGCCGGCGGGGCTGCGGTCCAGCAGCCGCACGCCGAGGTCGGCCTCCAGCCGCTGGAGCCGGCGCGTCACCGCCGGCTGGGAGGCGCGCAGCCGGCGTGCGGCGGCGGACACGCTGCCGGTCTCGACGGCAGCGTGCAGCGCCTCGAGATCTGCGATGTGCACGCGCCATGCTAGAGCCGCATGGCCCCTACGCGACACACCCCTAGGGTTCGCATATCACCGCCTGACCCGCTGGAGACCGGATGCCCAAGCTCGTCGCGCTGTTTGCCGCCGCCGTCCTGTCGCTGGCCGGCTGCGGGAGCGGCAGTGCTGCCGCTCCCGGTGTCCCGACCCTGGTGATCGGCGGCATCCCGGACCAGGACGTCGCGCTGCTCCAGGAGCGCTTCGACTCCCTCGCGGAGCACCTCTCGCAGGTGCTGGACATCCCCGTGCGCTACCAGCCGACGACCAGCTACGCCGCGCTGGTCACCGCGTTCGCCTCGGGCGACGTCAAGCTCGGCTGGTTCGGTGGTCTGACCGGGGTGCAGGCCCGGCTGGAGACGCCGGGGGCGCACGCAGTCGCGCAGCGGCCCATCGACACCCGTTTCCGGTCGGTGTTCGTGGCCGGCAACGCGGTCCGCGGCGACCGGCTCGAGAACCTGGCCGGCACGTCCTTCACCTTCGGCAGCGAGAGCTCGACCTCCGGACACCTGATGCCCCGCTTCTTCCTCGCGGAGGCAGGCGTCGACGCCGACACCGACCTCGACGGGCCGCCTGGCTACTCCGGCTCGCACGACACCACCTGGAAGCTGGTCGAGGCAGGGACCTACCAGGCCGGCGCACTGAACGAGTCGGTCTGGGACCGCGCGGTGGCCAAGGGGCAGGTCGACACCTCCAAGGTCCGCGAGGTCTCGCGTACGCCGGAGTACGTCGACTACCACTGGGTCGCGCATCCGGACCTCGACGAGGTGTACGGCGCCGGCACCCAGCAGCGCATCGTCGACGCGCTGCTCGGCATGGACGAGGCCGGCCCGGAGGCCCGCAAGATCCTCGAACTGTTCGAGGACTCCTCCTTCATCGCTGCCGAGGACGCCAGCTACCGCGACATCGAGCAGGTGGCGCGCGAGCTCGGACTGATCGGCTCCTGAGCGTGCGCAGCGACCGCGCTCTCGGCACCGGCGGGGCCGCGCTCCGCGGCGTGACCGTCTCCTACCGCGGACGGATCATGGTCGGCCCGGTCTCGCTGGTGCTCGCGGCCGGTGAGACCGTCGCGCTGGTCGGGCCGAACGGCGCCGGCAAGACGTCACTGCTGCGGCTGCTCGCCGGTCAGTTGCCGCCGGCCAGCGGCCGGGTCTCGGTCGGCGGCCGGGACCTGCCGGCCCTGACCGGACGCCGCGAGCTGCCGCGGCGGGTCGGGCTGCTCCCCCAGGCGCTGGACCTGGTCCCGCAGCTGTCGGTGCGGCACAACGTGCAGGCCGGCGCGCTCGGCCGCTGGGGGTTGCTGCGCTCGCTCGCGGCGCTCCTCCTGCCGCTCGAGCACCCCGCGGCGCGTGTGGCTGCGGAACGGGTCGGCCTGGCCGAGCGCTGGCAGCAGCGGGTGGCCGAGCTGTCCGGCGGCGAGCGGCAGCGGGTCGCACTGGCCCGCCTGCTGGTGCAGGACCCGGCGCTGCTGCTCGCCGACGAACCGGTCGCGGCGCTGGACCCGGGGCGTGCCGACGACCTGCTCGGCCTGCTGTGCACGACCGCGCGGGCCGACGGGCGCGCGCTGGTCGTCAGCCTGCACTCCCCCGAGCTGGCCCAGCGGCACGTCGACCGGATCGTGGGGCTGCGGGCCGGACAGGTGGTGTTCGACCTGCCCACGGCGGGGGTGACCCGCGACCTGCTCGACCGGCTCTACCGGCTCCCGGAGACCACCCTGGCGCCGCGGGTGCTGGACGCCGGATGACCGCACCGGTCCTCGTGCCGGTGCGTCCACGCCCGGGCCGCCGCAGCCTGCTCGCCGCGCTGCTGGGCGTGCCCTTCGCCCTCAGCCTGGCAGTCGTCGCCGGCGAGCTGGCCGGCAGCGGCGGTGCCGCCGCCGCCCGCTCGCTGCTCGTCTCGGTGCTCCGCCCGGAGCTGTCACCGGCGTTTCTCGTCACGACCGCCGAGGCCACTGCGGTGACCGCGGCCTACGCCGTGGCCGGTATGTCGGTGGCCGTCCTGCTCGGCGTGCCCGGCGCGCTGCTGGTCAGCGGCGTGCTCACCCGGCGGCCCGTCACGCGCGCGGTCACCGTGACCGGCGGGCGGGGCCTTCTCGCCCTGCTGCGGTCGATGCACGAGCTGGTGTGGGCGCTGCTGCTGCTCACCGTCCTCGGACTGAACCCGGTCACCGGGGTGCTCGCCATCGGCATCCCGTACGGCGCGACGATCGCGCGGGTCCTCGGCGACCGCCTGCTCGACGTCCCGCAGGCACCGCTCGACGCGCTGCGGGCCGTGGGTGCCTCGCCGGCACAGGTGCTGCTGCACGGGCGGGTGCCGCTGGCCGCGGCCAGCCTCGTCACCTACCTCGCCTACCGGCTCGAGTGCGCCGTCCGTACGGCGGCCGTGCTGTCCTTCATCGGCCTCGGCGGGATCGGCTTCCAGATCGAGATCGCGCTCGCCGACCTGCGCTTCGAACGCGTCTGGACGCTGCTCGCGGCGCTCGTGCTCCTGGTCGTGACGGTCGACCGGTCCTCAGTCCGGATCCGCGCCCGGTACATCGTGTGAGCGCCCCGCCGACCAGCGACGCCGAACTCGCGCAGGCCCGCGCCCTGCCGCCGCCGGCGCCCCCCGTCGTGCGCCCGCCGGTGCGCGGGCGGACGGTGGTCCTCGGCCTGCTCGCGCTGACCGCGGTGGCCTGGACGCTCGTGCTGTCCCAGGCGGGGACCCCCGTTCCCCGGCTCGCCGAGGTCGGCGAGCGCGCTCTCGGTCTGCTGACGGCGTTCGCAGGGGCAGGGCAGGACGCGCCGCCGGCCTACACCGATCCGGAGCGCCTGCGGCTGGTGGGCCGACTGGCGGTCGACACGGTCGTCATGAGCGTGCTGGCCACCGGACTGGCCGCAGTCGGTGCGCTCCTGACGGTCGGACTCGCCGCCCGCAGCCTGGCCGGCGGGCCGGGTGCCGACCGGTGGGACGCCACCCGCCGCCTCCTGCGCCGGCTGCTGCTGGTCTGCGTACGCGCCCTGCACGTGCTGACCCGGTCGGTGCCGGAGGTGGTCTGGGCGCTGCTCGTCGTCTTCCTGGTCCGGCCCGGGATCCTGGCCGGCGCGCTCGCGCTGGCCGTGCACGAGTTCGGCGTGCTCGGCCGGCTCGGGTCCGACCTGGTCGACGACGTGGACCGCGGCCCGCTGCGCAGCCTGCGCGCCGCCGGCGCCGGAAAAGCTGCGACGCTGACCTACGGCGTGCTCCCGCAGGCCCTGCCACAGCTGATCACGCTGCTGCTCTACCGCTGGGAGGTCACCGTACGAGCCAGCGTCGTCGTCGGCTTCCTCACCGGCGCGGGTCTGGGCTACCAGCTCCGGCTGGACCTGTCGTTCCGACGCTGGACCGACGTGGCCCTCGTGCTCCTTGCCTACATCGCGCTGGTCTGGGCAGCCGATGCGACCTCCTCGGTGCTGCGCCGGCTGGCCCGGTGAGCGCCGTTCGGGTGCTGGGCGCCGTGAGGCAGGGACACGGCCGGCAGGACTCAGCCGAGCCGCCGCGTCATCGAGAGCACGCTCGAACTCGTGGTCTCCGGGCATTTCGTCACCACCACCACGCGCATACCCGGTGGCCGATGACTGCTGACCTGCTCGCGTTGCGCGACTGGTTGTCGGCGAATCGGGTGACGCTGGTTGTGATGGAGTCGACCAGCGTGTTCTGGCGTCCGGTGTTCTACACACTCGAGCACGCCATGGAGTGCTGGCTGCTCAACGCCCGGCACATGCGCAACGTGCCAGGTCAGAAGACCGACATGGCAGACGCGGCCTGGATCGCTCAGCTGGTCGAGCACGGGCTGGTCAAGCCCAGCTTCGTCCCGCCGCCACCGATCCGCGAGCTGCGCACCCTCACGCGCTACCGCAAGACCCAGATCGAGGAACGCACCCGGCAGGCACAGCGATTGGACAAGATGTTGCAGGACGCTGTGTGAAGCTGTCCAGCGTCGCCGGCAATGCCCGTCAACGTCGCGCCTTCGGTGGACTCGTACAGATCGACGGCCTGCCGACGGAACTCATCCGGCGCCTGAACGCCGACGGATGGGTCGCATGAGCCACCGCCCCGCCAGCCCCGACCCGCGCGCACCTCCCCAGCACACCGATGCTGGGGAGGTGCGCGGNNNNNNNNNNCCCCCCCCCCCCCCCCCCCCCCCCCCCCCCCCCCCCCCCCGCGGGGGGGGGGGGGCCCCGGGCAGGCAGTGCGTCGCTCACCGGGACGGCCGCGTGTCGCTCACCGGGACGGCCGGCCGCCGGCATCTGGCGGCAGCTGGCGGCAGAGCCGAGCCAGGGTTGCCGACGCTCCAAGAGCTGTCGGCCACACCGGACAGTCACCGCGCAACGCACACACAGTGCTGTCGCGCCGCCGCAGCAGCTCTCGTCGCGCATCTTGCGCAGGCTCTTGTCGAGCGTCTTCTCGTTGACGCCGT contains these protein-coding regions:
- a CDS encoding patatin-like phospholipase family protein, which codes for MSGLQALLHRRPEGRPGAGVREAVVLSGGGSLGAAQVGALRALFEAGIRPDLFVGCSVGALNAAFLAVNPTLDRLAELEQVWYRLDRKDIFGSRRLAGQVLQLAVRRGDHLCDPQALRALVRRWVPLEDLSDTAVPCHVVTTDLRSGRPCWWSAGDPVALLTASACLPAIFPPVPLDGSLHVDGGVTCPVPVQRALELGATRTWVVDVNGAGDDRSTDPRNPLEVLLRAFAISRSSLDGGTPAGDPPGQRVVRLPRIHAGPVEMRDFRHTARLMQVGYAAGRVAVAGEAAAVPAPRRPTGAGRRRQPAVRPALVPTS
- a CDS encoding glycosyltransferase codes for the protein MSAPPDVPPPDVPPPDVPPPDVAALAERRAAARAAKDFAESDRLRDELAEAGWSVRDRPGGYTLTPRPPYDVLPSVDALPDRSGEPDTHRCTVALLVDGWPEDVQTCVRALLAHTPRDVRVVLLENGRTDAGVVVHELAGGRVTSWHVERPAGWGPARQALVRADTAAVHVLMDLSSVLEGDALTPLLAALDDPGVAAAGWRGVQVRDGWTEFEDADAGDVEALLGYLVAVRRSAALQVPLPAKAVFYRNADIEWSFLLREAGVGRLVAVDLPVRQDRHHGYHDSDPVLRDRESRKTYDRFLQRFRGREELRL
- a CDS encoding MaoC family dehydratase; the encoded protein is MPAYDEVEVGTELPARTFPIVRADLVRYCGASGDLNVIHWNERIAKAVGLPDVIAHGMLTMAKAGTAVTDWAGDPGAVESYSVRFSRPVVVPDDDQGALLTVRGTVEDKRADGRVVVGLVATVDDVKVLMAAKAVVRLR
- a CDS encoding MaoC family dehydratase N-terminal domain-containing protein, giving the protein MPVNRDLVGRQYPSSATFEVGREHIRGFAEAVGDRSPACTDPEAARALGHPDVIAPPTFLTVLNFRFESDGPIADPALGLDYALVVHGEQSFELHRPVRAGDVLSSVQSVADIKDVGRNELVTTVTEVVAADGERVATLRSTLVSRGTAAPRKA
- the rpmG gene encoding 50S ribosomal protein L33; the encoded protein is MAATDVRPKITMACQVCKNRNYITKKNRRNDPDRMDLKKFCPHCRQHTDHRETR
- a CDS encoding LysR family transcriptional regulator, encoding MHIADLEALHAAVETGSVSAAARRLRASQPAVTRRLQRLEADLGVRLLDRSPAGVEPTAAGRRAARSAEDILAAVARLRTDLAGQAPLLGTVRVVASTTPGDHLVPALVAGFAEQHPGLRVDVLAADSGDVPAALLGRRADVGFTGRCDPDPRLVHVPVATDEVVLAVRADHRLAGAGSVSVAELAGERMIWREPGSGTQRSFLEALAEVGQALAEGAPALTVGSGSAVVSAVRAGSGIGVVSRRAVEATDGVVALRIDGRPVLRQLWMVRLADRRQPEQVRALLAHVERAATADPAGNPAATSGGRAAPTV
- a CDS encoding putative selenate ABC transporter substrate-binding protein translates to MPKLVALFAAAVLSLAGCGSGSAAAPGVPTLVIGGIPDQDVALLQERFDSLAEHLSQVLDIPVRYQPTTSYAALVTAFASGDVKLGWFGGLTGVQARLETPGAHAVAQRPIDTRFRSVFVAGNAVRGDRLENLAGTSFTFGSESSTSGHLMPRFFLAEAGVDADTDLDGPPGYSGSHDTTWKLVEAGTYQAGALNESVWDRAVAKGQVDTSKVREVSRTPEYVDYHWVAHPDLDEVYGAGTQQRIVDALLGMDEAGPEARKILELFEDSSFIAAEDASYRDIEQVARELGLIGS
- a CDS encoding ATP-binding cassette domain-containing protein; its protein translation is MRSDRALGTGGAALRGVTVSYRGRIMVGPVSLVLAAGETVALVGPNGAGKTSLLRLLAGQLPPASGRVSVGGRDLPALTGRRELPRRVGLLPQALDLVPQLSVRHNVQAGALGRWGLLRSLAALLLPLEHPAARVAAERVGLAERWQQRVAELSGGERQRVALARLLVQDPALLLADEPVAALDPGRADDLLGLLCTTARADGRALVVSLHSPELAQRHVDRIVGLRAGQVVFDLPTAGVTRDLLDRLYRLPETTLAPRVLDAG
- a CDS encoding ABC transporter permease subunit, with the translated sequence MTAPVLVPVRPRPGRRSLLAALLGVPFALSLAVVAGELAGSGGAAAARSLLVSVLRPELSPAFLVTTAEATAVTAAYAVAGMSVAVLLGVPGALLVSGVLTRRPVTRAVTVTGGRGLLALLRSMHELVWALLLLTVLGLNPVTGVLAIGIPYGATIARVLGDRLLDVPQAPLDALRAVGASPAQVLLHGRVPLAAASLVTYLAYRLECAVRTAAVLSFIGLGGIGFQIEIALADLRFERVWTLLAALVLLVVTVDRSSVRIRARYIV
- a CDS encoding ABC transporter permease subunit, with the translated sequence MSAPPTSDAELAQARALPPPAPPVVRPPVRGRTVVLGLLALTAVAWTLVLSQAGTPVPRLAEVGERALGLLTAFAGAGQDAPPAYTDPERLRLVGRLAVDTVVMSVLATGLAAVGALLTVGLAARSLAGGPGADRWDATRRLLRRLLLVCVRALHVLTRSVPEVVWALLVVFLVRPGILAGALALAVHEFGVLGRLGSDLVDDVDRGPLRSLRAAGAGKAATLTYGVLPQALPQLITLLLYRWEVTVRASVVVGFLTGAGLGYQLRLDLSFRRWTDVALVLLAYIALVWAADATSSVLRRLAR
- a CDS encoding transposase, whose protein sequence is MTADLLALRDWLSANRVTLVVMESTSVFWRPVFYTLEHAMECWLLNARHMRNVPGQKTDMADAAWIAQLVEHGLVKPSFVPPPPIRELRTLTRYRKTQIEERTRQAQRLDKMLQDAV